A window of Mucilaginibacter paludis DSM 18603 contains these coding sequences:
- the ppsA gene encoding phosphoenolpyruvate synthase yields the protein MKKNEFILNLSEVGINDIDSVGGKNASLGEMIQNLAQLDVRIPGGYVITVDAYEAYITHNNLQEKIRAIVKATNLNDIDALRHCGLKIRRMIAAGTFPDLLTSQITEAYAALSALYKQTNVDVAVRSSATAEDLPDASFAGQQETFLNVSGADALLIAVRNCFASLFTDRAISYRESFNYDHFDIGLSVCVQKMVRSDLAASGVAFSLDTESGFKDVIVINGSYGLGEMIVQGAVSPDEFIIFKPTLKQGYDAIIERKLGSKDKKMIYGDTADERVKIIQTSNSEFNSFCITDTQVLQLARWVVIIEKYYSGIKNRWCPMDIEWAVDGQSGELFIVQARPETIHSRKRHNTITEYAITDNTRADKLILKGIAVGDKIAGGNVNILVAQGKDEISHIDFKKGDVLVTDMTDPDWEPIMKMASAIITNKGGRTCHAAIVARELGVPAIVGCGNATEVLKQGQLITASCAEGDAGLIYDGTIAFKEILYNLDELPETATPVMLNVASPGMAFNFSHFPNKGVGLAREEFIINNYIKVHPLALMQHQQLGDAKLTAEIEEITRGFKSGEDFFVQKLACGIARIAAAFHPNKVIVRFSDFKSNEYFNLLGGKYFEPTEENPMIGWRGASRYYSAKYKEAFGLECKAIKLVREKMGLKNVVVMIPFCRTPKELLQVYESMNEYGLRRGEDGLEVYLMAELPSNVILADEFAKHIDGFSIGSNDLTQLVLGLDRDSALVAHIYDERNEAVKTMITMLINSAKKAGVKVGICGQGPSDFPDFAQFLVEQGIDSISVTPDSFFKTVNAIHQIEEKLKDEEVLMMREAV from the coding sequence ATGAAGAAGAATGAATTTATCCTGAATTTAAGCGAAGTCGGCATTAACGACATTGACAGCGTAGGTGGTAAAAACGCCTCCCTTGGCGAGATGATCCAGAATTTGGCTCAACTGGATGTACGCATTCCGGGTGGATATGTGATTACAGTAGATGCTTACGAGGCATATATCACACACAATAATTTACAGGAAAAAATCAGAGCTATTGTAAAAGCTACCAACCTGAACGATATTGATGCCCTGCGCCATTGCGGTTTAAAGATAAGGCGCATGATAGCCGCCGGAACTTTTCCTGATTTATTAACCAGTCAGATTACGGAAGCATACGCCGCCCTTTCGGCACTTTACAAACAAACCAACGTAGATGTAGCGGTACGTTCATCAGCCACGGCGGAGGATTTGCCCGATGCCTCCTTCGCGGGACAACAGGAAACGTTTCTGAATGTGAGCGGAGCCGATGCCTTATTGATAGCGGTACGCAATTGCTTTGCCTCGCTATTTACAGATAGGGCCATCAGTTACCGCGAAAGCTTTAACTACGATCATTTTGATATCGGCTTATCAGTTTGCGTTCAAAAGATGGTACGGTCTGACCTGGCAGCTTCTGGCGTTGCATTTTCACTGGATACCGAAAGTGGTTTTAAGGATGTGATAGTTATAAACGGATCTTATGGGCTGGGCGAGATGATTGTTCAAGGAGCGGTATCGCCGGATGAATTCATCATTTTTAAGCCTACCCTTAAACAAGGGTATGATGCTATTATTGAGCGTAAATTAGGCAGCAAGGATAAAAAGATGATTTATGGCGATACCGCAGATGAGCGGGTAAAAATCATCCAAACCAGCAACAGCGAGTTTAATAGTTTTTGCATTACCGATACACAGGTGCTTCAACTGGCCCGCTGGGTAGTGATCATTGAAAAATATTACTCCGGCATCAAAAATCGCTGGTGCCCCATGGATATAGAGTGGGCTGTTGATGGCCAATCGGGCGAATTATTTATTGTACAGGCGCGCCCCGAAACCATCCACTCCCGTAAACGCCATAATACCATTACCGAATACGCCATTACCGATAATACCCGGGCGGATAAACTGATATTAAAAGGCATTGCCGTAGGCGATAAAATAGCCGGCGGCAACGTTAATATCCTGGTAGCCCAGGGTAAGGACGAAATAAGCCATATCGACTTTAAAAAGGGTGATGTGTTGGTTACCGACATGACCGACCCCGATTGGGAACCGATTATGAAAATGGCATCGGCCATTATTACCAACAAAGGCGGCCGAACCTGTCACGCGGCTATTGTTGCCCGCGAATTGGGCGTACCGGCTATAGTTGGCTGCGGCAATGCCACCGAGGTATTAAAACAGGGGCAACTGATCACCGCATCGTGCGCCGAGGGCGATGCCGGATTAATCTATGATGGAACTATAGCCTTTAAAGAGATCCTATACAACCTGGACGAACTGCCCGAAACCGCGACACCCGTGATGCTCAATGTAGCTTCGCCGGGCATGGCTTTCAATTTTTCGCACTTTCCCAATAAAGGAGTTGGCTTAGCCAGGGAGGAGTTTATCATCAACAATTACATTAAGGTACACCCACTGGCCCTGATGCAGCATCAGCAATTGGGTGATGCGAAGCTAACCGCCGAAATTGAAGAGATAACCCGCGGTTTTAAAAGCGGTGAGGATTTTTTTGTACAGAAACTGGCCTGCGGCATAGCCCGGATAGCAGCCGCTTTCCACCCTAACAAAGTAATTGTACGTTTCTCAGACTTTAAGAGTAACGAATACTTCAACCTGTTAGGCGGCAAATATTTCGAGCCGACTGAAGAAAACCCGATGATTGGCTGGAGGGGTGCATCCAGGTACTATTCCGCCAAATACAAAGAGGCCTTTGGCTTGGAATGCAAAGCTATTAAGCTGGTACGCGAAAAGATGGGCTTAAAAAATGTAGTGGTAATGATCCCTTTTTGCCGCACCCCAAAAGAGTTGTTGCAGGTATATGAATCCATGAACGAGTATGGCCTGCGCAGAGGTGAAGACGGATTGGAAGTTTACCTGATGGCCGAGCTGCCATCCAACGTTATCCTGGCCGATGAATTTGCCAAACACATCGACGGTTTCTCTATCGGCTCCAACGATCTCACACAACTGGTGCTGGGCCTTGACAGGGATTCGGCCTTAGTGGCGCACATCTATGATGAAAGGAACGAGGCAGTGAAAACCATGATCACGATGCTGATCAACTCCGCTAAAAAAGCCGGGGTTAAGGTAGGCATCTGCGGCCAGGGCCCTTCGGACTTCCCGGACTTCGCCCAGTTTTTGGTAGAACAAGGGATCGATTCCATCTCGGTTACACCGGATTCATTCTTTAAAACCGTAAACGCGATTCATCAGATTGAAGAAAAGCTGAAAGATGAAGAAGTATTGATGATGCGGGAAGCGGTATAA
- the fdhD gene encoding formate dehydrogenase accessory sulfurtransferase FdhD, which yields MTVESSLRLPIIKVKAALSVGTSDALAIEEPLEIRLEHGPANQRQIQNISVTMRTPGNDAELALGFLFTEGIISSLTAVESINHCLITCAENKENIIQVCLTASSTPNLRNTERNFYTTSSCGVCGKGSINAIRTVSAFNHINNDDNSIDANTLYSLPDALRLNQAVFADTGGLHAAALFTNLGQLLLVREDVGRHNALDKLIGAAINQNWLPLKAHVLMLSGRASFELVQKAVMAGIKIIAAVGAPSTLAVQLAEEFNVTLIGFLRDERFNIYTAPQRVLLTRIILTTDERRN from the coding sequence ATGACAGTTGAATCAAGCTTACGTCTACCTATAATTAAAGTTAAAGCCGCTTTAAGCGTAGGCACATCAGATGCGCTCGCTATCGAAGAACCATTAGAGATCAGGCTGGAACATGGCCCGGCAAATCAACGGCAAATTCAAAACATTTCGGTTACCATGCGCACGCCGGGCAATGATGCCGAACTGGCCCTCGGCTTTTTATTTACCGAGGGGATTATTAGCAGCTTAACAGCGGTTGAAAGTATCAACCATTGCCTGATAACTTGTGCCGAGAACAAGGAGAATATCATTCAGGTATGTTTAACTGCATCCTCCACCCCTAACCTGCGCAATACCGAACGAAATTTTTATACAACCTCAAGTTGCGGCGTTTGCGGCAAGGGATCTATCAATGCCATCCGCACGGTTAGCGCCTTTAACCATATCAATAACGATGATAACTCAATTGATGCGAATACCCTTTATAGCTTACCCGATGCCCTGCGCTTAAACCAGGCCGTCTTTGCCGACACCGGAGGCCTGCACGCCGCTGCATTATTTACCAACCTGGGCCAACTGTTACTGGTGCGGGAGGATGTGGGCCGCCATAACGCGCTGGATAAACTGATTGGTGCCGCCATCAATCAAAACTGGCTGCCTTTAAAGGCACATGTGCTGATGCTAAGCGGGCGCGCCAGTTTCGAGCTGGTGCAAAAGGCTGTTATGGCGGGTATTAAAATTATAGCGGCGGTAGGTGCTCCATCAACCCTGGCCGTGCAACTGGCCGAAGAATTTAACGTTACATTGATTGGCTTTTTACGCGATGAGCGTTTCAATATTTATACGGCACCACAACGCGTGTTATTGACCCGAATAATTTTGACAACTGATGAGCGAAGAAATTAA
- a CDS encoding S8 family peptidase gives MIKTSLFRSCAIALALSITSAFTYAQTDGTPKPNWQNLDLTTDTTFGISTEKAYTELLKGKKAKTVVVAVIDGGVDINHEDLKGVIWTNKREKAGNKVDDDKNGYIDDIHGWNFLGSDKGSIEFENMEATRIIRKFQPKFQNITSESAVSAADLADYKQYQSAVTERNQLLAEAQDGLKSISGFKAVLDEMTKNMPKDKPALDYFQSYEPADARQGRIKNVMINVLKENPDYDKFVKDELEKGISHYTETINYHLNLDFNPRPNLVGDDQNNDNEHNYGNADVDGPDASHGSHVSGIIGAMRDNNLGIKGVANHVLIMSVRTVPNGDERDKDVANAIRYAADNGAKVINMSFGKPFSWDKKVVDDAVKYAISKDVLLIHAAGNDNKNLELESNHNYPNKTYEDKSGAATNWIEVGASGYKDDESLKASFSNYGKTRVDVFAPGVRINSTTPNSTYSVYDGTSMASPVVAGLAALIRSYYPRLTAAQVKDIILKSVVKVNHNVVIRDGQNETKVPFSDLCVTGGIVNAYNALKLAAATK, from the coding sequence ATGATTAAAACCAGTTTATTTAGAAGCTGCGCCATAGCCTTAGCTTTAAGTATTACCTCCGCTTTTACGTATGCCCAAACAGACGGTACGCCCAAACCCAATTGGCAAAACCTCGACCTTACAACCGATACCACCTTCGGTATCAGCACAGAAAAAGCTTATACCGAATTATTGAAAGGCAAAAAAGCAAAAACCGTTGTGGTAGCCGTAATTGATGGCGGTGTTGATATTAACCACGAAGATTTAAAGGGTGTGATATGGACCAATAAACGCGAAAAAGCGGGCAATAAAGTGGACGATGACAAAAATGGCTACATTGATGATATCCATGGCTGGAACTTTTTAGGATCTGACAAGGGAAGCATCGAGTTTGAAAACATGGAAGCCACGCGCATCATTCGCAAATTTCAGCCAAAGTTTCAAAATATAACTTCGGAATCGGCAGTTAGCGCGGCCGACCTTGCTGATTACAAGCAATACCAAAGCGCCGTAACCGAGCGTAACCAACTACTGGCAGAAGCTCAGGACGGATTAAAAAGCATCAGCGGTTTTAAGGCGGTGCTGGATGAGATGACTAAAAATATGCCTAAAGACAAACCTGCATTAGATTATTTCCAGAGCTATGAGCCTGCAGATGCACGCCAGGGCCGGATTAAAAATGTAATGATCAATGTATTGAAGGAGAATCCTGATTATGACAAATTTGTTAAAGATGAATTGGAAAAAGGAATCTCTCATTATACCGAAACGATTAACTACCACCTGAACCTCGACTTTAACCCGCGCCCCAACCTTGTTGGCGACGACCAGAACAACGATAACGAGCACAATTATGGCAACGCCGATGTTGACGGTCCCGACGCCAGCCACGGCAGCCATGTATCGGGCATCATTGGCGCCATGCGCGATAATAACCTGGGTATTAAAGGTGTTGCAAACCATGTACTCATCATGTCTGTACGTACCGTACCAAACGGTGATGAACGCGATAAGGATGTGGCCAACGCTATCCGCTATGCAGCGGATAATGGTGCCAAGGTAATCAACATGAGTTTTGGCAAACCATTTTCATGGGATAAGAAAGTTGTTGACGATGCTGTTAAATACGCCATCAGCAAAGATGTATTGCTGATCCACGCGGCGGGTAATGATAACAAAAATTTAGAACTGGAAAGCAACCACAACTATCCTAACAAAACCTACGAAGATAAAAGCGGAGCAGCAACCAACTGGATTGAGGTTGGCGCATCCGGCTACAAGGATGATGAAAGCTTGAAAGCATCTTTCTCCAATTACGGAAAAACCAGGGTTGATGTTTTTGCTCCCGGCGTGCGGATCAATTCAACCACACCAAACTCAACTTATTCAGTTTATGATGGTACCAGTATGGCATCACCCGTTGTAGCAGGTTTGGCAGCGCTTATCCGCTCCTATTACCCCCGCTTAACTGCAGCCCAGGTAAAGGATATCATCTTAAAATCGGTAGTAAAAGTAAACCACAATGTGGTGATCCGGGATGGGCAAAACGAAACCAAAGTTCCCTTCTCCGACTTATGCGTAACCGGTGGTATAGTTAATGCTTATAATGCGTTAAAACTGGCTGCGGCAACCAAATAA
- a CDS encoding AraC family transcriptional regulator — protein sequence MIAQLYKVAAMPGYSFNAGHDIVPYFYNQWHYHPEIELIHIVRGTGSRFIGDSVDSFKDDDLILIGANLPHLFRNDEVYYKGDSGLLAESFTIHFLPDIFGQTFLSLPENKPISVLLDKAAYGISIHGETKARVKTMMQTINFAPKSERIILLMQLLNVIAYADDNMPIAHFNSSHTVNRSDESRLNKVYQYTLNNFAREITLAEIAAIVYMVPHSFCRYFKSRTNKRYSQFILEVRVSMACKLLSETDQSIAVVCYESGFKNFSNFNRHFKAIAGKSPLEYRKSYREMNK from the coding sequence ATGATCGCTCAATTGTATAAAGTGGCTGCCATGCCTGGCTATTCGTTCAATGCCGGGCATGATATTGTGCCGTACTTTTATAATCAATGGCATTACCATCCTGAGATTGAGCTGATCCATATTGTAAGGGGTACGGGCAGCCGCTTTATTGGTGATAGTGTGGATAGCTTTAAGGATGACGACCTGATTTTGATTGGAGCCAACCTGCCACACCTTTTTCGTAATGATGAAGTTTATTATAAAGGCGACTCTGGGTTGCTGGCGGAATCGTTTACTATCCATTTTTTACCCGATATTTTTGGGCAAACATTTTTAAGCCTGCCCGAAAATAAGCCTATCAGCGTATTGCTTGATAAAGCAGCTTATGGCATCAGTATTCACGGCGAAACTAAGGCCAGGGTAAAAACAATGATGCAGACTATCAACTTTGCGCCCAAAAGCGAGCGTATCATCTTGCTGATGCAACTGCTCAACGTGATAGCTTATGCTGATGATAATATGCCCATTGCTCACTTTAATTCCAGCCATACCGTAAACCGGTCGGATGAGAGCCGGTTGAATAAAGTGTACCAGTATACGCTCAATAATTTTGCGAGGGAAATTACACTGGCCGAAATAGCTGCCATTGTATACATGGTGCCGCACTCTTTTTGCCGCTATTTTAAATCGAGAACCAATAAAAGATATTCGCAGTTTATATTGGAGGTGCGGGTGAGCATGGCGTGTAAGTTATTATCAGAAACCGACCAAAGCATTGCCGTGGTTTGTTACGAAAGCGGGTTTAAAAACTTCTCTAATTTTAACCGGCACTTTAAGGCCATCGCAGGTAAATCGCCTTTGGAGTACCGCAAGAGCTACCGGGAGATGAACAAATAA
- a CDS encoding FdhF/YdeP family oxidoreductase, with translation MSEEIKQPSAENPEHLGDLKLEKPKTWAAGIPAVVAAMDHIFKEAGTVRGMHALLRMNQKGGFDCSSCAWPDPDDDRSPIAEYCENGAKALAEEATTKKLTAEFFAQNSVAGLSALTDMEIGKKGRIAQPVYLPKGGTHYQPISWDEAFKKVGQALNNLASPNEAAFYTSGRTGNEASFIYQLFTKEYGTNNLPDCSNMCHESTSVALAETIGIGKGTVTLHDFYDTDVIIIIGQNPGTNHPRMLTALRKAKENGSKIIAINPLFEAGLLGFKDPQTVKGVIGITQQVADLYLQVKINGDMALIKALELLLLEADEEAPGTVLDHTFIKEKTTGYDALRAHLLKYSLNDLAVAAGVPAEQIREAANMIKHKSKIIICWAMGVTQHQNGVATVKEISNLVLMKGSIGKAGAGLCPVRGHSNVQGNRTMMIYDKPYEKQLNKIKEVYGFEPPREHGYDVVDSIKAMHQGKLKVFVAMGGNFLSATPDTTYTAEAMRKLKLSVHISTKLNRGHLVHGEESIILPCLARSDKDILNGKEQFVSCENSMGVIQQSKGVLEPISPDLLSEVAIVCRMAKATLGSRSVIGWDKFAADYDNIRADIEKVIPGFNSYNERVRLPGGFYIPNAPREGKFELQDGSTLAKFNVAELPVHTLANDEYMMTSIRSHDQFNTTIYGLHDRYRGVDNERRVIFMNEKDIQKAGLKSGDKVDLFNHTDGIERVARLFVVVPYNIPERCTATYYPETNVLVPISSVAEKSNTPTSKMVIIKISKVAG, from the coding sequence ATGAGCGAAGAAATTAAACAACCGTCGGCAGAAAACCCCGAACATTTAGGCGATTTAAAACTGGAAAAGCCCAAAACATGGGCAGCCGGCATACCCGCTGTCGTGGCTGCAATGGATCATATTTTTAAGGAAGCCGGGACCGTACGGGGAATGCATGCGCTGCTGCGGATGAATCAGAAAGGTGGCTTTGATTGCTCAAGCTGCGCCTGGCCCGATCCGGATGACGACCGCTCGCCGATAGCCGAATATTGCGAGAACGGCGCCAAGGCCCTGGCCGAAGAAGCCACTACTAAAAAGCTGACCGCAGAATTTTTCGCTCAAAACTCCGTAGCCGGCCTATCCGCACTCACGGATATGGAAATAGGCAAAAAAGGCCGCATTGCGCAACCGGTTTATTTGCCCAAAGGCGGCACCCATTATCAGCCCATCAGTTGGGATGAGGCCTTTAAAAAAGTTGGGCAAGCCTTAAATAACCTTGCATCGCCAAACGAGGCTGCTTTTTATACCTCTGGGCGTACCGGCAACGAGGCATCATTTATTTACCAGCTGTTTACCAAAGAGTACGGCACCAATAACCTGCCCGATTGCTCGAACATGTGTCACGAATCAACCAGTGTAGCATTGGCTGAAACCATAGGCATTGGCAAGGGGACAGTTACGCTGCATGATTTTTACGATACCGACGTGATCATCATTATAGGCCAAAACCCCGGAACCAACCATCCGCGAATGCTTACCGCGCTCCGAAAGGCCAAAGAGAACGGTAGCAAAATCATTGCGATAAACCCTTTATTTGAAGCCGGGTTACTGGGCTTTAAAGATCCGCAAACCGTAAAAGGCGTAATTGGTATTACACAACAAGTGGCTGACCTTTACTTACAGGTAAAGATTAACGGTGATATGGCGCTGATTAAAGCCCTCGAACTACTCTTGCTGGAAGCCGACGAAGAGGCACCCGGAACAGTGCTTGACCACACCTTTATTAAAGAAAAGACAACAGGCTACGATGCACTCAGGGCTCATTTGCTGAAGTATAGTTTGAATGACCTGGCTGTAGCGGCCGGTGTACCGGCGGAACAAATCCGCGAAGCGGCAAACATGATCAAGCATAAAAGTAAGATCATTATCTGCTGGGCTATGGGTGTTACCCAGCATCAAAACGGTGTTGCCACGGTTAAAGAGATCAGCAATTTAGTTTTAATGAAAGGTAGCATTGGCAAAGCCGGCGCGGGCCTATGCCCAGTACGCGGACACAGCAATGTACAGGGTAACCGTACCATGATGATCTATGATAAGCCTTACGAAAAACAATTAAATAAGATAAAGGAAGTGTACGGCTTTGAACCTCCGCGGGAGCATGGCTATGATGTGGTTGACAGCATTAAAGCGATGCACCAGGGCAAACTGAAAGTATTTGTAGCCATGGGCGGTAATTTTCTTTCGGCTACGCCGGATACCACTTACACCGCCGAAGCCATGCGTAAACTGAAGCTATCGGTACATATCTCCACCAAATTAAACCGCGGCCATTTGGTCCATGGCGAAGAGAGCATCATCCTGCCCTGCCTGGCGCGTAGCGATAAGGATATATTGAACGGCAAAGAGCAGTTTGTAAGCTGCGAGAATTCCATGGGTGTTATACAGCAATCCAAGGGCGTATTAGAACCTATATCGCCTGATTTACTGAGCGAAGTAGCCATAGTTTGCCGCATGGCGAAAGCTACATTGGGTAGCCGGTCGGTAATCGGCTGGGACAAATTTGCAGCTGATTATGATAATATCCGTGCCGATATTGAAAAGGTGATACCCGGCTTCAACAGCTATAACGAGCGCGTACGTTTACCCGGCGGTTTCTATATCCCCAACGCGCCGCGCGAAGGTAAGTTTGAATTGCAGGACGGATCGACACTCGCTAAATTTAACGTAGCCGAATTGCCTGTACATACCCTGGCGAATGATGAATACATGATGACCAGCATCCGCAGTCACGACCAGTTTAACACCACCATTTATGGCCTGCACGACCGCTACCGCGGTGTTGATAACGAGCGCCGTGTGATTTTCATGAACGAAAAGGACATCCAGAAAGCAGGCCTGAAAAGCGGCGACAAGGTTGACTTATTTAACCATACCGATGGCATAGAACGTGTTGCGCGACTTTTTGTAGTAGTGCCCTACAACATACCGGAGCGCTGCACCGCCACCTATTACCCGGAAACCAATGTACTGGTCCCCATCAGCAGTGTAGCAGAGAAGAGTAACACACCTACCTCAAAAATGGTAATCATCAAGATCAGCAAGGTTGCTGGATAA
- a CDS encoding cupin domain-containing protein — protein sequence MIKAYQLYTGADGHSHVQQGYVTEHFLTEAVSITFKESPPHSSFDWHNAPVEQYVITLSGTLQFETRTGESFILKPGEVLIALDTTGTAHQWKLIDDAPWRRAYVVLKDNSAFNFVADEQKPSPRTISV from the coding sequence ATGATTAAAGCATACCAACTATACACCGGTGCCGACGGGCATTCGCACGTGCAGCAGGGTTACGTCACGGAGCACTTTTTAACCGAAGCAGTCTCTATCACCTTCAAAGAATCTCCCCCTCACTCCTCTTTCGATTGGCATAACGCCCCTGTTGAGCAATACGTTATTACCTTATCCGGCACGCTGCAATTTGAAACCCGTACCGGCGAATCTTTCATCCTGAAACCAGGCGAAGTACTCATCGCCTTAGATACCACCGGAACTGCCCACCAATGGAAACTGATTGATGATGCCCCATGGAGAAGAGCTTATGTTGTGTTAAAGGATAACTCGGCGTTCAATTTTGTGGCAGACGAGCAAAAACCCTCGCCACGAACAATTAGCGTATAA
- a CDS encoding MmcQ/YjbR family DNA-binding protein → MTIEDIETICDQFTAVTKDIKWEDHLCFNVGGKMFLITTPDAFPPNASFKVTAEEYEELAARDGFKPAPHLARYKWVHVEDISRLNKREWEHDARQSYTLVVAKLPLKLKNQLSL, encoded by the coding sequence ATGACCATTGAAGATATCGAAACCATTTGCGACCAATTTACCGCCGTTACCAAAGACATCAAGTGGGAAGATCATTTATGTTTTAACGTGGGAGGCAAAATGTTTTTAATTACCACGCCAGACGCCTTTCCGCCAAATGCCTCCTTCAAGGTAACCGCCGAAGAGTACGAGGAACTTGCCGCTCGCGATGGCTTTAAGCCTGCGCCGCACCTGGCAAGGTACAAATGGGTGCATGTAGAAGATATCAGCAGGCTAAACAAACGTGAATGGGAACACGATGCCCGGCAATCATACACCCTCGTAGTAGCAAAATTACCTTTAAAGCTTAAAAATCAATTAAGTTTATAA